The genomic interval GTGCaattgactaataaaatttgatttgattcctacCTATAACTACATCTAAAGTATGAACATACTGTATGAGTAAGGTCTGACATTTCCCCACTGGACATTGACCATGTTAACATGAGCACAGCAGTCTGgattgtagctcatatcccacATACGGTCTTATTCGGGATGAGCTCTTTACATGCATTTTGATATCCCGCTCATGAGTATCCCTGTATCCATGAATAAACAGAATATTCCTCATTTAAGTgtatgggttaaatggaatagtaactgaaatatGGACACTGACGGCAGGACTATGCACGCGAGAGGgtagctccaggtcatctataaatctaTGCTAGgttaagctccgccttatctcagctcaatggtcacgataacaacacccacccgtagcacacgctccagcaggtatatctcactggtcgtccccaaagccaacacctcctttggccgcctttccttccagttctctgctgccaatgactggaatgaattgcaaaaatcgctgaagttggagacctatatttccctcactaactttaaacatcagctatctgagcagcttaccgatcgctgcagctgttcacagcccatctgtaaatagcccatccaatctacctaccgcatccccatattgtttatatttacttttctgcacaccagtatttctacttgcacatcctcatctgctcatctatcactccagtgttaatttgctagagtggggtaacatctcacagcaagaactggcaaatctggtacagtccatgaggagatgcactgcagtacttaatgcagcaggtggccacaccagattctgactgttacttttgattttgtctccccctttgttcagggacacataattccatttctgttagtcatgtctatggaacttgttcagtttgtctcagttgtagaatcttatgttcatacaaatatttacacgttaagtttgctgaaaataaacaggtGACAGTGAGAGGAAGTTTCTTTTTTGCAGAGTTTATTAACTTCAGTTGCAGTGAAATGATAAAAATGTATCTTTACATTGtcttgggaacaggagtggatATATATTTCTATCAGCGTCTCAGGGAAAATGCGAATGGACGTGTAATGTGCAAGCAGACagcatttcaaccacataaaatacacACCCAAGACTAACTGAAGTAACAATTCTCAGCTTTCCATTTCCTTAAAATCTGTCAGAATTACATTTGGCACAGGACCAATGTTTCCACTGTGTTCTAGCATGCTACCTGGTCCTTAATTTTACCTGTTAAGATTACTAATGCATTCATTCTATCAACGTAAGACATTTGTGAGCACTACTTTAGTCTTCTGAGGCAACAagttatgacagaagagaagctgcatgtatgaAACTATAGTTGACAAATGGCCTACCTAATGTAAGCAGAAACCTGTCTAAATTAGGGGTGAAAGTAGCCATTAAGCTCAGTTATGGTGGATCAAACTGAGCAGGTAGCCCACTTTAAATTGATTTGTTTGAGAGTCAGACAACCATGAGATACGAAACGGAGCCTGTGCATACCACAAAAACAGAATTCAGAGGTTTACATGCCACAGTAGCCCATCTCCGGGGTACAagctttctcaggtttttgtaaAACAGGATTTGATGTTTACATGTCAACACAAAATAAATACTTCAGTATCCCGAGTAACGGAATATTGATGTAAACGTGGTCAGTGGCTTTAACGTAGATCCAATCTTGGGATTTGTCAACCAGCAGCAAAGATACAAATAAATTATATATTTGAAATCCAAAAGATTAGGAACTGTGAACCACATTCCCTTTTACTACAAATTGCAATGGCAACTAACACTGTTCTCAACCAGCAAGCCAAAGGTAGACATTAAACACAGTATTTCAAAACACAAGGAGGCACTTTTAAAGGTACAATATTTTATTGTTTTACAAGTAATGCAGGGTAGCATGAGCAGCAGCAACTCTCTGTCCGACGCAAAAGCATACAGTGGAAGCTTAAAGTGTCAGCAACAACTCAGAATTGTTATCCAAAGGATGAATCTACCATTGCAATTCTGTTGATAGATGATTAGTACAAAGGATTTCAAAATCAGAACGCAGTTCAGATGACTGTAAAAAAATGTACATGACATTGCATCCCAGTAGCTGTTCCCTTGTGGTGGGGTTCCTTTAGCAGGTTGTCAGTTTTTAGCAGGTGGGGATATGCTTGGTTCAGAGATGCCAACGTCACTACGGTCCTTGAGAGCATCTCCGCTATCAAAAAGGTATAACCTCCCCAGTGGTGTGGCAGGTTTGGGAGTAGACAGTTTTGCCATTCTCATACACCGATTTGTAACTATATTGGGATGAGAATTGGCTGTTCAAAGATGCTGCCTTGAACGCTGCTGGAGCTGACACATTGGGTGCTTTCATTGTCACCGTCAGACCCAAAATCCTGAGAAACATCACTGCTGCTAAAATCCATGTTGCTTGAGGAGTTGGCCCTCCTGTTCAAggcctgtggctcctgccgaggcaagggcgcctgtggctcctgccgaggcaagggcgcctgtggctcctgccgaggcaagggcgcctgtggctcctgccgaggcaagggcgcctgtggctcctgccgaggcaagggcgcctgtggctcctgccgaggcaaggtggcctgtggctcctgccgaggcaagggcgcctgtggctcctgccgaggcaagggcgcctgtggctcctgccgaggcaaggtggcctgtggctcctgccgaggcaaggtggcctgtggctcctgccgaggcaaggtggcctgtggctcctgccgaggcaaggtggcctgtggctcctgccgaggcaaggtggcctgtggctcctgccgaggcaaggtggcctgtggctcctgccgaggcaaggtggcctgtggctcctgccgaggcaagggcgcctgtggctcctgccgaggcaagggcgcctgtggctcctgccgaggcaagggcgcctgtggctcctgccgaggcaagggcgcctgtggctcctgccgaggcaagggcgcctgtggctcctgccgaggcaagggcgcctgtggctcctgccgaggcaagggcgcctgtggctcctgccgaggcaagggcgcctgtggctcctgccgaggcaagggcgcctgtggctcctgccgaggcaagggcgcctgtggctcctgccgaggcaagggcccctgtggctcctgccgaggcaagggcccctgtggctcctgccgaggcaagggcacctgtggctcctgccgaggctTTTGAACCAGATTCCGCACTTGATGAGGCAAAGTGGCCGGTTGCTTCACCTAAGGTATTTGGGCTAGTCGTGGCGCTTGATGAAGCACTGTGGCCAATTGCTTCAGCTACGGTATTTGGGCCAGTCGTGACACTTGCTGAGGCATTATGGGTTGCTGCTTCTGCTGAGGAACGGGAGTCGGATACTTCACCCAAGGCATTTGTGCCAATCGTGAATTTTGATGAAGCATTGTGGCCAGTTGCTTCCCCTAAGGTATTTGGGCCAGTCGTGACACTTGCTGAGGCATTGTGGGTGGCTGCTTCCGAGGCATTACGGGTGGCCGCTTGCGTGGCACTGTGTCCAGTTGCTTCCGCTGCCGAGGCATGGTGGCCAGTTGCTTCCGAGGCACTGTGGCCATTTGCTTCACCTAAGGTATTTGGGCCAGTCCTGACGCTTGTTGAAGCATTGTGGCCAGTTGCTTCACCTAAGGTATTTGGGCCAGTCGTGACGCTTGCTGAGGCATTATGAGTGGCCGCTTCCGAGGCATTACGGGTGGCCGCTTGCGTGGCACTGTGTCTAGTTGCTTCCGCTGCCGAGGCACCGTGGCCAGCTGCTTCACCTAAGGTATTTGGGCCAGTCGTAGCGCTTGATGAAGCATTGTGGCCAGTTGCTTCAGCTAAGGTATTTGGGCCAGTCGTGACACTAGCTGAGGCATTGTGGGTGGCTGCTTCCGAGGCATTACGGGTGGCCGCTTGCGTGGCACTGTGTCCAGTTGCTTCCGCTGCCGAGGCATGGTGGCCAATTGCTTCCGAGGCACTGTGGCCATTTGCTTCACCTAAGGTATTTGAGCCAGTCGTGAGGCTTGTTGTAGCATTGTAGCCAGTTGCTTCACCTAAGGTATTTGGGCCAGTCGTGACGCTTGCTGAGGCATTATGGGTTGCCGCTTGCGCGGCACTGTGTCCAGTTGCTTCCGCTGCCGAGGCACTGTGGCCAGCTGCTTCACCTAAGGTATTTGGGCCAGTCGTGGCGCTTGATGAAGCATTGTGGCACGTTGCTTCAGCTAAGGTATTTGGGCCAGTTGTGATGCTTGCTGAGGCATTGTGGGTGACTGCTTCTGCTGCTGAGGCACGGGATCCGGTTGCTCCACCTAAGGTATTTGCGCCAGTCGTGACGCTTGCTGAGGCATTACGGGTGGCTGCTTCACCTGCCGAGGCACGGGAGCCGGTAGCTTCCGCTGCATTGTGGCCAGTTCTTTTTAATTGATTTTGGGGAATATATCTATAATTACctacaaaagaaaagaaaaagttTCAAATCGTAAAATGCCAGCATTTGAAGTTCTGCCATTTATACAGTGTTACTTTTACTGAATTAAATGTGCAGAACAAAACATACCTTTAGGTGGAGGATAACAGGTTATCCCTCCAATTAGCAGGCAACAAATCCAAGAaattctaaataaaaataaaaacatcctAGTCAGTTAAATACACCTACCTGTAAAACATGGAAGACAAGGGAAACAAACTAGAGCCATACAACTTACCTCAAAGACATTTCAAAACTCACTGCCATTATTCTCATCAAAACCTCAGTATTCAGAACTAATAGTAGCCAGAAGCCTTACCAGGAGATCCCTGATATTGTATCTGTTTGTCTTTTTTGCTGCGCCTTACAAAGGAATCCTAGACCCTTCTAATCTGGCTGGTTAATTAGGTACACCTGCAAGCCACTGAACATAATTTCCATTGGTCCAATTTCCCAATTGAGATTAGGTTCGCTTGATTTCATTCAGCTGGTGTGCTGGAGGGTTTGCGCATCATGGACAAATCCAATGGTTTTAAAGAGTGAACTCTACCTACCCATTGCACTGGGTGAGCTTAATCAAGTGCACCTTTATTTCATGCTAATTAAGATCCTGCCAGGGGCTTTTGCAGGTGCAACCTCAGTGGTCCGGTAGAAGTGTGTTGTGCAaagatatattttagatttttcaaagtagcctcactttgccttgattacagatttgcacactcttggcattctctcaaccagcttcatctggaatgattttccaacagtcttgaaggagttcccacatttgctgagcacttgttggctgcttttccttcactctatggTCCAACTCatgccaaaccatctcaattgggttgaggtcgggtgattatggaggccaggtcatctgatgcagcactccatcactctccttcttggtcaaatagaccttacacagtctggaggtgtgttgggtcattgtcctattgaaaaacaaacgatagtcccactaagcgcaaaccagatgggatggcgtatagctacagaatgttgtggtagccagtgtaccttgaattctaaatatatcacagaccgtgtcaccagcaaagcacccccacaccattacacctcatCCTCCATGATTCATGGTGGAAACcagacatgcggagatcatccgttcacctacggGGGTTGGtcttgttttggttactacatgattccatatgtgactcaccacctggattcggtcttatgtagtaaaatgtgaaatggtgtttttttacatctgctaaaagtagagactcagagctacaaaatggtatatcatacacagcatttgaggaacaatgggaaagtacttctgctttgaaagttgatcaacatttaatctcacttttgagaaaatcccctttgaatgttttggtatctagtttagagctcttctttgtctacacccattcagcatcgttcacaccctcttaataagctttagccccacccatcttgtTTCGCTTTCAGAGcacacacttg from Salvelinus alpinus chromosome 2, SLU_Salpinus.1, whole genome shotgun sequence carries:
- the LOC139567889 gene encoding pneumococcal serine-rich repeat protein-like → MRIMAVSFEMSLRISWICCLLIGGITCYPPPKGNYRYIPQNQLKRTGHNAAEATGSRASAGEAATRNASASVTTGANTLGGATGSRASAAEAVTHNASASITTGPNTLAEATCHNASSSATTGPNTLGEAAGHSASAAEATGHSAAQAATHNASASVTTGPNTLGEATGYNATTSLTTGSNTLGEANGHSASEAIGHHASAAEATGHSATQAATRNASEAATHNASASVTTGPNTLAEATGHNASSSATTGPNTLGEAAGHGASAAEATRHSATQAATRNASEAATHNASASVTTGPNTLGEATGHNASTSVRTGPNTLGEANGHSASEATGHHASAAEATGHSATQAATRNASEAATHNASASVTTGPNTLGEATGHNASSKFTIGTNALGEVSDSRSSAEAATHNASASVTTGPNTVAEAIGHSASSSATTSPNTLGEATGHFASSSAESGSKASAGATGALASAGATGALASAGATGALASAGATGALASAGATGALASAGATGALASAGATGALASAGATGALASAGATGALASAGATGALASAGATGALASAGATGALASAGATGALASAGATGHLASAGATGHLASAGATGHLASAGATGHLASAGATGHLASAGATGHLASAGATGHLASAGATGALASAGATGALASAGATGHLASAGATGALASAGATGALASAGATGALASAGATGALASAGATGALASAGATGLEQEGQLLKQHGF